A genomic window from Maylandia zebra isolate NMK-2024a linkage group LG20, Mzebra_GT3a, whole genome shotgun sequence includes:
- the naca gene encoding nascent polypeptide-associated complex subunit alpha isoform X1, translating to MPGEATETVPVTEQEMQQPQVETATPPAPASSKQPEASSGPAKPKGKNAKSAQGASAPKAVPGRRKRSSMSVSSSSPTSPKSTPSSTPLSPLPSPLAASPGSSSANQGNRSGPKVVKAGKQGKAKKGEAFVPAPVPECKATGVDEKPTEPSLKHNVADDAKPALSETKTPSPGATKAGAVPPAFKVTSKPAVAAPVSFSDTIASSPPKSADVKATLLKNAPLIASVDDELPPLIPPEKPVKMPACASPVEKQGTKPATSPKPNAESCSSAPVEATKTPVKPKADKPKPVKVAEAAPVKSAPTEVAKVSSEISAVADDVAKPAPVKAPKAGSKTKPANPGKVEEVVVETPSKPAPTQAAKPAPGAKTASAEAADKASNRTKPPAKEKPAPAETKPVAEAKLVPTETAKQTAEAKPAPIEASKPATVDKAPNVAKPLAKAKPAPSETAKAAAEAKPAPSETAKAAAEAKPAPSETAKAAAEAKPAPSETAKAAAEAKPAPSENAKAAAEAKPAPSENAKAAAEAKPAPSENAKAAAEAKPAPSENAKAAAEAKPAPSETVKPLFEANSTTTEATKAAKCASKKTPKPVAEAKSGPNKVPKQAEEIKTAAPKAAKPNAEVMSAPADVNMTAAAHKPAEDIKPAKVVDVSAASAEVAKPVKPVADPSPAPLKPTPVEPAVPNPAPRKLTFAEAVAKPAPVKPEVELITSTPPQPVSPPKPVPTPAKTPAKMEPVNDKNNNGISSFLSSCAVCLFWGFFPPPPPPPPPPPIC from the coding sequence TCTGCCCCAAAGGCTGTCCCTGGCAGAAGAAAGCGTTCCTCTATGTCTGTCTCTTCGTCCTCTCCTACCTCGCCAAAATCAACTCCCTCCTCTACTCCATTGTCACCTTTGCCATCTCCCCTTGCTGCCTCACCTGGCAGCTCCTCTGCTAATCAGGGTAACCGTTCAGGCCCAAAAGTTGTCAAGGCTGGCAAACAGGGTAAGGCTAAAAAGGGAGAGGCATTTGTGCCTGCTCCTGTCCCCGAGTGCAAGGCCACAGGAGTTGATGAAAAGCCAACAGAGCCTAGCCTCAAGCATAATGTAGCTGATGATGCTAAACCTGCCCTGAGTGAGACAAAAACCCCATCACCAGGTGCGACAAAGGCTGGTGCAGTGCCACCTGCTTTTAAAGTTACCTCAAAGCCTGCTGTTGCAGCACCAGTATCATTTTCAGATACTATTGCCTCTAGTCCTCCTAAGTCAGCTGATGTTAAAGCAACCTTGTTGAAAAATGCTCCACTTATTGCATCTGTTGACGATGAGCTCCCTCCCCTTATCCCACCTGAGAAACCAGTTAAAATGCCAGCTTGTGCATCTCCTGTTGAGAAACAAGGTACAAAGCCTGCTACATCTCCTAAGCCTAATGCTGAGAGCTGCAGTTCTGCTCCTGTAGAGGCTACAAAGACACCAGTTAAACCAAAGGCAGACAAGCCAAAGCCTGTTAAGGTTGCTGAAGCAGCCCCAGTAAAATCAGCTCCCACTGAAGTTGCTAAGGTGTCTTCTGAAATATCAGCTGTAGCTGATGATGTTGCTAAACCAGCTCCTGTCAAAGCTCCTAAAGCAGGTTCCAAGACTAAACCAGCAAACCCTGGCAAAGTTGAGGAGGTTGTGGTGGAAACCCCAAGCAAGCCTGCTCCTACCCAGGCTGCTAAGCCAGCTCCTGGGGCCAAAACTGCTTCTGCTGAGGCTGCTGACAAAGCTTCTAATAGAACTAAACCACCTGCCAAGGAAAAACCTGCTCCTGCAGAAACTAAGCCAGTAGCTGAGGCCAAACTTGTGCCTACTGAGACTGCTAAGCAGACAGCTGAGGCCAAACCTGCTCCCATAGAGGCCAGTAAGCCAGCAACTGTCGACAAAGCCCCAAATGTAGCTAAACCACTTGCGAAGGCCAAACCGGCTCCCTCAGAGACTGCGAAGGCAGCGGCCGAGGCCAAACCGGCTCCCTCAGAGACTGCGAAGGCAGCGGCCGAGGCCAAACCGGCTCCCTCAGAGACTGCGAAGGCAGCGGCCGAGGCCAAACCGGCTCCCTCAGAGACTGCGAAGGCAGCGGCCGAGGCCAAACCGGCTCCCTCAGAGAATGCGAAGGCAGCGGCCGAGGCCAAACCGGCTCCCTCAGAGAATGCAAAGGCAGCGGCCGAGGCCAAACCGGCTCCCTCAGAGAATGCGAAGGCAGCGGCCGAGGCCAAACCGGCTCCCTCAGAGAATGCGAAGGCAGCGGCCGAGGCCAAACCTGCTCCTTCAGAGACCGTTAAGCCACTGTTTGAAGCCAACTCTACAACCACTGAGGCCACTAAGGCAGCCAAATGTGCCTCCAAGAAGACACCTAAGCCAGTGGCTGAGGCCAAATCTGGCCCCAACAAGGTTCCTAAACAAGCTGAAGAGATTAAAACTGCAGCTCCTAAGGCTGCAAAGCCAAACGCAGAGGTCATGTCTGCCCCTGCTGATGTTAACATGACAGCTGCAGCACATAAGCCAGCTGAAGATATCAAGCCAGCCAAAGTGGTGGATGTTAGTGCAGCATCAGCTGAGGTTGCTAAACCTGTAAAACCAGTTGCAGACCCTTCACCTGCTCCCTTAAAGCCCACTCCAGTTGAGCCTGCTGTTCCTAACCCAGCTCCCCGTAAACTCACGTTTGCTGAGGCAGTTGCAAAACCTGCCCCTGTTAAACCTGAGGTTGAGTTAATTACTTCAACTCCTCCTCAACCTGTCTCGCCACCTAAGCCTGTCCCCACACCTGCTAAAACCCCAGCCAAGATGGAGCCTGTGAACGACAAGAACAATAATGGTATTTCCTCCTTTCTCTCCTCTTGTGCcgtctgtttgttttggggtttcttccccccccccccccccccccccccccccccccccatctgtTAG